One window of Deltaproteobacteria bacterium genomic DNA carries:
- a CDS encoding HyaD/HybD family hydrogenase maturation endopeptidase, whose amino-acid sequence MAKKRAVIIGVGNLILKDEGVGVHAVRELEGKELPPGVEVIDGGTATMDLLSVIQEAERIIVIDALKAGGEPGTIYRVIPDDLISESERPLSLHQVGLLEVLGTARQLGGHGEVVIIGVEPKEVSWGMELTPEVEVKVPKVIEAVFEELKGLW is encoded by the coding sequence ATGGCGAAGAAAAGGGCGGTGATAATAGGCGTTGGAAACCTGATCCTCAAGGATGAGGGGGTGGGTGTTCACGCGGTGAGAGAACTGGAGGGAAAGGAACTGCCCCCCGGGGTCGAGGTCATAGATGGAGGCACGGCTACGATGGACCTCCTATCGGTGATCCAGGAGGCAGAGAGGATCATCGTGATTGACGCCCTAAAGGCGGGAGGGGAGCCAGGTACTATCTACCGTGTCATCCCTGATGATCTTATCAGTGAGAGCGAAAGGCCCCTTTCACTCCACCAGGTAGGTTTGCTGGAGGTCTTGGGTACGGCGAGACAATTAGGTGGCCACGGAGAGGTGGTGATCATTGGGGTGGAACCGAAGGAGGTCTCCTGGGGTATGGAGCTTACACCGGAGGTGGAAGTAAAGGTGCCAAAGGTAATAGAGGCAGTCTTTGAAGAGCTTAAGGGATTGTGGTAA
- the hypA gene encoding hydrogenase maturation nickel metallochaperone HypA, with product MHELAIAQSLLEIVEQEALPYSGARVTRVKLLIGKLSGVVPDALRFAFEVISQGGIAEGASLDIQEVPLRLRCHQCGEVFVVDDPFMTCPRCEGPEVEMVSGRELEIRSMEIDDGDQAGQGHP from the coding sequence ATGCATGAGCTTGCGATAGCACAGAGCCTTCTTGAGATCGTGGAACAGGAAGCCCTTCCCTACTCAGGGGCAAGGGTGACACGGGTTAAGCTGCTGATTGGGAAATTGAGCGGTGTGGTGCCGGATGCCCTGAGGTTTGCCTTCGAGGTGATAAGCCAAGGGGGTATAGCTGAGGGGGCCTCCCTAGATATCCAAGAGGTGCCGTTGAGGCTTCGGTGCCATCAGTGCGGGGAGGTCTTTGTGGTGGACGACCCCTTTATGACCTGTCCCCGCTGTGAGGGCCCAGAGGTGGAGATGGTTTCGGGGAGGGAACTGGAGATAAGGAGTATGGAGATAGACGATGGAGATCAAGCTGGTCAAGGACATCCTTGA
- the hypB gene encoding hydrogenase nickel incorporation protein HypB, with translation MEIKLVKDILEANEVIASQNRRLFADEGVYVVNLMGSPGAGKTTLLERTIEHIKDRKRIAVIEGDIATSRDAQRVAAYAIPTVQINTGGACHLDGNMVREGLRELDFDKIDLLLVENVGNLVCPAEFKIGEDDKVMLISVTEGDDKPLKYPLMFQVSSVLLLNKIDLLSYLDFDLERFRSDALKVNPHLEVMAISCNTGEGLDNWFRWLEERVNKKGT, from the coding sequence ATGGAGATCAAGCTGGTCAAGGACATCCTTGAGGCGAACGAGGTGATCGCCTCCCAGAACAGAAGGCTCTTTGCGGATGAGGGTGTCTATGTGGTCAATCTGATGGGTAGCCCCGGTGCAGGGAAGACCACGCTGTTGGAAAGGACCATAGAACATATAAAAGATAGAAAGCGCATTGCAGTGATCGAGGGAGATATCGCTACCTCACGAGACGCGCAAAGGGTTGCCGCCTACGCCATCCCCACCGTACAGATAAATACGGGTGGCGCCTGCCATCTCGATGGGAACATGGTGAGGGAAGGGCTCAGAGAGTTGGATTTCGACAAGATAGATCTTCTCCTTGTGGAGAACGTAGGGAACCTGGTGTGCCCCGCTGAGTTCAAGATCGGCGAGGACGACAAGGTGATGCTCATCTCCGTCACTGAGGGAGATGACAAGCCCCTGAAGTATCCCCTCATGTTTCAGGTCTCATCCGTTTTGTTGCTGAACAAGATCGACCTTTTGTCTTATCTGGACTTCGACCTGGAGAGGTTTCGCAGCGATGCCCTAAAAGTGAACCCCCATCTAGAGGTGATGGCCATATCTTGCAATACGGGCGAGGGGCTCGACAACTGGTTCAGATGGCTTGAAGAAAGGGTCAACAAAAAGGGGACCTGA